The Geminocystis sp. NIES-3708 genomic sequence TTTTAAAATGTTTTTTGATTGTTTTAATCTGATTTTGTGTTATAATTTTCTTTAACAGTCATGTATTATTTTCTATATCCATTTATCAAGTCTTAAAGTTATGCCTCAAAAAACTTTAGAAACGAAAGTAATTGAACCTATCCGCAAGGAAGGATTAAAACAATTAGCCGAAAAAGCTCGTAATAATCCCCAAGCGATCGCCACAGTAAAAACTCGAACTATTTTAGAGGGAAAGTTTCGTAATTTAAACTATGTGCGTGATTTACCAGCTCATGTAATTGATGAACCACCAACTCTATTAGGAGATGATACTGCCCCCAATCCTTCTGAAGCGGTTTTAGCGGCGTTGGGTTCGTGTTTATCTGTGGGAATTCATGCTAATGCGATTAGTAGAGGCATTAATTTAACGAAATTAGAATTAAACCTAGAAGGTGATATTAATATTACTGGTGTCTGGGGCATTGGTGATTTATCAGAAAAAAGACTAGGTTTTACAGATATTCGAGTCAAAGTCGATATTGAAGGGGATACTACCAGAGAAGAATTAGATGCCCTTATTGTCCATTCAAATAATTGGTCTCCTGTGGCGAATACTTTACGTTTACCCGTCAATATTGATGTGTCTTTAGCCTAGTAAATTATTTTAATAAAATGTTGGGAGTAAGGGCTGGTTTAGGTTATTATATTTTAGATACTCGTGATCGTCTTGCCTACTCAGAACTATTATCAGTAATTATAATTATTGGTGCTATTGGTTATGGACTTGATTTAGCTTTTCGTTTAGCAGATCAATATTGGAAACATGAAAGATAAAGTCAGTAGATGGAAAAGTTAATTTATAAACACTTCGATTTGTAAGTCTTTTTCCTATCTACTTTTTTCATCAGAAAACCCATGAAGGCAAACTTTCTTTATGTTAAAAGAGGTTGTAAATTAAATTCCCCAATTTTTTCTCCTTTTAATATTGATTTACGACAGA encodes the following:
- a CDS encoding OsmC family protein, which gives rise to MPQKTLETKVIEPIRKEGLKQLAEKARNNPQAIATVKTRTILEGKFRNLNYVRDLPAHVIDEPPTLLGDDTAPNPSEAVLAALGSCLSVGIHANAISRGINLTKLELNLEGDINITGVWGIGDLSEKRLGFTDIRVKVDIEGDTTREELDALIVHSNNWSPVANTLRLPVNIDVSLA